From a single Eubalaena glacialis isolate mEubGla1 chromosome 15, mEubGla1.1.hap2.+ XY, whole genome shotgun sequence genomic region:
- the TFIP11 gene encoding tuftelin-interacting protein 11: protein MSLSHLYRDGEGQGHMDDEDERENFEITDWDLQNEFNPNRQRHWQTKEEATYGVWAERDSDEERPSFGGKRARDYSAPVNFISAGLKKGAAEEPELEGSDDEEKPVKQDEFPKDFGPKKLKTGGNFKPSQKGFAGGTKSFMDFGSWERHTKGIGQKLLQKMGYVPGRGLGKNAQGIINPIEAKQRKGKGAVGAYGSERTTQPLQDFPMADSEEEAEEEFQKELSQWRKDPSGSKKKPKYSYKTVEELKAKGRISKKLTAPQKELSQVKVIDMTGREQKVYYSYSQISHKHSVPDDGLPPQAQQPPQPGKEARAPGFALPELEHNLQLLIDLTEQEIIQNDRQLQYERDMVVNLSHELEKMSEVLEHEERVISNLSKVLELVEECERRLQPGCGDPLTLDECARIFETLQDKYYEEYRMSDRVDLAVAIVYPLMKDYFKEWDPLKDCTYGTEIISKWKSLLENDQLLSHGGQDLSADAFHRLIWEVWMPFVRNIVTHWQPRNCDPMVDFLDSWVHIIPVWILDNILDQLVFPKLQKEVENWNPLTDTVPIHSWIHPWLPLMQARLEPLYSPIRSKLASALQKWHPSDSSAKLILQPWKDVFTPGSWEAFMVKNIVPKLGMCLGELVINPHQQHMDAFYWVIDWEGMISVSSLVGLLEKHFFPKWLQVLCSWLSNSPNYEEITKWYLGWKSMFSDQVLAHPSVKDKFNEALDIMNRAVSSNVGAYMQPGARENIAYLTHTERRKDFQYEAMQERREAENMAQRGIGVAASSVPMNFKDLIETKAEEHNIVFMPVIGKRHEGKQLYTFGRIVIYIDRGVVFVQGEKTWVPTSLQSLIDMAK from the exons GGCCCGCGACTACTCGGCGCCAGTCAACTTCATCAGCGCGGGGCTCAAGAAAGGGGCGGCAGAAGAGCCGGAGCTGGAAGGCTCCGACGATGAGGAGAAACCTGTGAAGCAGGATGAATTTCCTAAGGATTTCGGACCAAAGAAGTTAAAAACG gGTGGCAATTTTAAACCCAGCCAGAAGGGTTTTGCAGGAGGCACCAAGTCTTTCATGGATTTTGGCAGCTGGGAAAGACACACAAAAGGAATTGGACAGAAGCTTCTTCAGAAGATGGGCTATGTCCCCGGAAGAGGCCTCGGGAAGAACGCGCAAG GTATCATCAACCCAATCGAAGCCAAGCAGAGAAAGGGGAAGGGCGCCGTGGGGGCATACGGCTCGGAGCGCACCACTCAGCCCCTGCAAGACTTCCCCATGGCTGACTCCGAAGAGGAAGCCGAGGAG GAATTTCAGAAGGAGCTGAGCCAGTGGAGGAAAGACCCCAGCGGAAGCAAGAAGAAGCCCAAATACTCTTACAAGACAGTGGAAGAGTTGAAAGCCAAGGGCAGGATTAGCAAGAAGCTCACTGCTCCCCAGAAGGAGCTTTCTCAGGTCAAG GTCATAGACATGACGGGCCGGGAGCAGAAGGTCTACTACAGCTACAGCCAGATCAGCCACAAGCACAGCGTCCCCGACGATGGGCTCCCGCCGCAGGCACAGCAGCCGCCGCAGCCCGGCAAGGAGGCCAGGGCCCCCGGCTTCGCGCTGCCCGAGCTGGAGCACAACCTGCAGCTGCTCATCGACCTCACGGAGCAGGAGATCATCCAGAACGACCGGCAGCTGCAGTACGAGCGAGACATGGTGGTCAACCTGTCCCACGAGCTGGAAAAGATGTCGGAGGTCCTGGAGCACGAGGAGCGGGTCATCTCCAACCTGAGCAAGGTCCTGGAGCTCGTGGAGGAGTGCGAGCGGCGCCTGCAGCCCGGCTGTGGTGACCCCCTCACCCTGGACGAGTGCGCCCGCATCTTCGAGACGCTGCAGGACAAGTACTACGAGGAGTACAGGATGTCCGACCGCGTGGACCTGGCCGTGGCCATCGTCTACCCACTCATGAAGGACTACTTCAAGGAGTGGGACCCCCTCAAG GACTGTACGTACGGCACCGAGATCATCTCCAAGTGGAAAAGCCTCCTGGAGAACGACCAGCTGTTGTCCCACGGCGGGCAGGACCTCTCGGCAGATGCCTTCCACAG GCTGATATGGGAAGTCTGGATGCCATTTGTTCGAAATATCGTCACTCACTGGCAGCCGAGGAACTGTGACCCGATGGTGGACTTCCTGGATAGCTGGGTGCACATCATTCCCGTGTGGATCTTGGATAACATCCTGGACCAGCTCGTCTTCCCCAAGCTGCAGAAGGAG GTGGAAAACTGGAACCCGCTGACGGACACCGTCCCCATCCACTCGTGGATCCACCCGTGGCTGCCTCTCATGCAGGCGCGCCTGGAGCCGCTCTATTCCCCCATCCGCAGCAAGCTGGCCAGCGCCCTGCAGAAGTGGCACCCCAGCGACTCCTCGGCCAAGCTCATCCTCCAGCCCTGGAAAGATGTCTTCACCCCCGGCTCCTGGGAAGCATTCATGGTCAAGAACATAGTGCCCAAACTGG GGATGTGCCTCGGGGAGTTGGTCATCAACCCCCACCAGCAGCACATGGATGCTTTTTATTGGGTCATCGACTGGGAAGGGATGATCTCTGTCTCCAGCCTGGTGGGGCTTCTTGAAAAGCACTTCTTCCCCAAGTGGCTTCAG GTGCTGTGCTCCTGGCTCAGTAACAGCCCAAATTACGAGGAGATCACCAAGTGGTACCTGGGTTGGAAGTCCATGTTCTCAGACCAAGTGCTGGCACACCCATCCGTCAAGGACAAATTTAACGAGGCACTTGATATCATGAACAGGGCGGTGTCCTCCAATGTCG GCGCCTACATGCAGCCCGGAGCACGGGAGAACATCGCCTACCTCACCCACACGGAGCGCAGGAAGGATTTCCAGTACGAGGCCATGCAGGAGCGACGGGAGGCTGAGAACATGGCCCAGAGAGGCATCGGTGTGGCTGCCAGCTCCGTGCCCATGAACTTTAAAGACCTCATTGAGACCAAGGCCGAGGAGCACAACATCGTCTTCATGCCCGTCATCGGGAAGCGACACGAAGGGAAGCAGCTGTACACCTTCGGCCGCATCGTCATCTACATCGATCGGGGCGTGGTGTTCGTGCAGGGGGAGAAGACCTGGGTGCCCACCTCCCTGCAGAGCCTGATTGACATGGCCAAGTAG